In Setaria viridis chromosome 5, Setaria_viridis_v4.0, whole genome shotgun sequence, the genomic stretch ATTGTTGTGccatagaaactagaaagaaaataattgaagaacttgatgatgagACCTATGCAATTTTAGCTGATGAGTCCAGTGACATATCACATAAATAACAACTAGCGCTTTGCTTGCGTTATGTTGATAAACTTGGAAGGCCTTGTGAACACTTTATTGGAGTTGTTCACGTAGATGACACTACCTCTTTATCACTTAAGGAAGCTATTGAGGGTTTACTTTTTAGTCATTGATTGACTATGACTCAAATTAGAGGTCAAGGTTATGATGGAGCCAGCAATATGAAAGGAGATATTAAAGGGCTAAAAATATTGATCATGCAAGAATCACCTTCTGCGTATTATATTCATTGCTTTGCACATCAACTCCAACTAGTTCTTGTTTCTGTTGCTAAGAGAAATACTGATTGTAAGAGCTTCTTTGATCAAGTATCTATCTTATTGAATATTATTGGAGTTTCTTGCAACCGTCATGGTATGCTTCGAACTGCTAGGCTTGAGAATATCAGAAAGCACTTGAGTGTGGTGAGCTTGAATCAGGGAGTGAATTAAATCAAGAGATGAGTTTGCCTAGGCCTGGTGAAACTCGATGGGGCTCTTATTCCAAAACTATATGCAGCATCATTACAATGTAATCCTCAATCCATGATGTGCTCATTGATCTTGGTGATGATATTTCACATAAGAATGATTGGACAAAGATATATTTTGTGCTTGGAGCATTTGAAACTTTtgagttcattttctttgtgcacttaatgtttgttattcttggatacacaaatgagttATCCGAGTGTTTGCAGAGAAGGGATCAAGATATTCTTAATGCAATCTCCCTTGTTAATGTGGCAAAGAACAAAATACAACAGTTAAGGTCTGATGGTTGGGACCACTTCCTTGAGAGGGTCACTTCTTTTTGCAGTAAACATGATGTTGAAGTTCCTATtatggatggtgattatgtGTCGTATGGAAAATCAGCAAGGTATGCCCATGCCCGAAACCAAACAGATGATGATCATTTTAGAAGAGAAGTATATATTGGTGTCATTGATCAAATTAGTCAAGAGCTTGATAATCGGTTTGATGAGATCAATATGGAGCTACTTTCGTGTATGTCAGCCTTCAGTCCttccaattcatttgcttcattTGATGCACAGAAGGTACGCAGATTGGCTGAATTTTATCCTAAGGACTTCTCCAACAAtgatttgctaaaacttgaattgcaacttgataattatattgatgacatgCGACGAGATGATAGCTTCAAGGGTCCAGACAGCATCGTTGATCTCTCAGTTAAGCTTGTTCAAATACGAAGGCACAAAGTGTATGATATGGTTTACTTGCTTCTCAaattgatattgcttttacCAGTGGCAACAACGAGTGTTGAAAGGGTATTTTCTGCAATGGTTAAAGAGAAAATAAAGTCAAGGAATAAGTTAGGTGATAGGGTTTTGGATGATTGTCTAGTTACATTCATTGAGCGagatattttcttccaagtgaATGAAGAAGATATAATCAAGACATTCATGTCATTCAAAAAGCGGCGGGTAAACAAAGCAGATAAGTAATATTGTAAGTTCTTTTTATACTATATtttgaactatttatattgtgatttgttattgtttctagcttaatctttgaatttatcGAACTTGCATAAGATTTTGTTTTCGGCGTACCTGTGATTAAATCCAAGATCCACCACTGTCTGCTGGCCGCTATACATCCTGACGCGCTCCAGAACCGTGCACTGCCAGAGCATGGCGTGACAGGGAGGCCATAGAGATCACAGACATTCCCAAAAGATGAGATGGGTTCGAAACGAAGATACCTTACATTGTATAGATGATCTCAATTTGGCAGTGGATCATATTGTCATACACACAGATCTGGACGGGAACATGAGTATACTATGCTCCATGGAGTTTGACTTGATGCTGAATGTCATGCTGttctttcagaaaaaaagaTTTGTAATCCACGAACAGAGAATCGACTGCTGAGATGATGACAGTTACTGAAATAGCAAACAAAGACCATATTGGACGAACTAACTGAATTATTGAAAGGTGACCAGAAACAATGATATACAAGCTGAAGAAACCTGGGGAGTATTAAAATGGTGACCTGACAACATTGAGTCAAAAGAGCCTGGTGCTCAAAGCTAAATACTCTCATGCAATTGACAGCAATTTCATGGATATAGATATTACCCCTATATGTACAAGACTACAAGCTATCTTATTTCATTCATAAATGCTAAATCATGGCTATCTTACTTGCTAGTTGATACACATCCAACCAGGGCAACAAGGAACTAGCCTTCTACTTGCTAGGCTGGCAGTCTGCAACCTGCACACATTGTTATCCTGTCGCTAACTAATAAATAAACAGTTCCTCGTACTTCAGATGTAAATATCACAACTTGTGCACTCTGGACGGAATTAGAAAGCTTCAGTTGACACCTGAAATTGCAAGCAAGATCGGGACAGTAACAGCACCTGATTCTTCTGCTGCTTCAAATCATCCTCAGAATTCAGCATGTGAAGCTTGAACAGCTTATATCAGAGCAACTCTGTTTTCCTTCTGGCATCGCTGAGTGCAGCAGTGGCACAAATAAAGATCACTGATCGGCTTACAAAGTCTGAAAAACTGGATCTCGGCATCCGGGGAGGCTCTATTTTTAGGGTTCAGTACCTCTATCTGGTCACTGGCCCAATCCTTGCCAGTCCAACAGTAGAGCTCTACAAGCTTCAGAGCTCTTGCCATCCCAAGCAGAAAGGTCAGAAACCCCCACTGGCAGTCTTCCCCTCCAAAACACTCAAAGACCACTCTGTTGATGGAATGCTCAATACACTGAATAGAATTTGCAGTGTCCCATTCTTCAACATTAACCCGCCGGGAAATGGAACGTTTATTAGGCTGCACAGATAAAGCGTGATGAACACATAATCAGGATTTAGACACATCAGAGGCCGGTAAGCAGTTAAGCGCAACCGTAATATTACCTCGATGTGGAGTGCCTCAAGACGGGGGAAACATTTGAGCAATTGAGCAACGAAGACGGTGTATCCCTTCTCGGAGAAGGGCACTAGGATGGCCAGAGTCTTGACACTGTGCATCAGTGTCCTGAGCTGCACGATCCCTCCCTGTAATATTCGGAACATGATAGCAGAATTAAGAAGTCAGAACCATTTCAGAGCAATATCATCCGAAATGATCAGAGCTGTGACCAGCAGAAGAGGAAAAGCATTACATCAAACACGGTATCATGCAGCACGAGTGGGCGGACGCTGATCCCCAGGTATCCCAGCACCAGCAGCGTGGGCGCGAAGACGATCTTCACCTTCGCCTTGCCGCTCGGCAAACCGATCCCCACCAATTCTTTGAGGTTTGGTGCGTCCTCAACGACGAGCTCTTTCAAGTCGCCGAAGTCACCGTACAGGCGCGCCAAGCTCTTGGACCGAAGGGAAATCTTGTCCACTCCCGTGATGTTCTTGAGCTTCACGCACTCCAGGGAAGTGCAGTGGGACAGGATAGCCTGCAGGGATTCCTGGGACACGTTCACATTGGATAGGTCCAGTATCTTGAGGGCGGggaggcgcggcgccggcgccgatccGGCATTGGGAAATCTGCAGTAAAACAATTTGAGGGTTTCGAGGGAGGCGAGCTTGAGAAGGGACCCCGGGAGCGTCGGCATGGGGGCCGCGTAGAACATGTCGACGTCCAATTCTCGCAGGCGGTGACGGGCGAGGGCGCGGAACCAGCGGTCGACGACGCCCAGGCGGCCGTCGAAGCCCCTCCCGTACATGACGAAGCGGAAGCTCCGGATGGGGGTGCGCGGCCGAGCGGCGAGGATGCCCGTGACCGCGCGGATGAACCAGTCGCAGCCGCGGCCTTCCTCCGGCGGGAACGGCTGGCACGCGTTGAAGTCGAGGAGGGATTGGTTGAACAGGCCGCGCCACCGCGACGAGAGAACCGCCGTCCGCCCGGCATcgcggagggggaggaaggagaggacggaCAGAAGAACGGCGTCCGGGAGATCGCTGATCCGATCCCTGCCGTCCCCGGCCGGCCGATCCGCGGTGCAAACCCCATCCCCGCAGCCGGACTCCGGGCGAGCGCGTTTGGCCGGCCTGCCGCCGAATTCCTCGTCGTCGGTGCCGACGGCCTGGGGCGGCGGatctggcgaaggcggcgggccATCGGAGGGCGGGTTCGAGCCGCTCGACGAACCCGGCGGCCACTCCGAGGCGACGATCTGACCCCGCCGCGACGAGGTCGCGGAGGCGGAAGGTGAAGGGCTCAGGCAACACATTGCCTGTTCGGTTTCCTAGCGTATGCCTGTGCCGCTGTGCGTGAAGAAGGCGGCGTGTGAACTGGGAAGGGAGGAATGGAGCGTGTTAAGCAATCGGCCGTTCCTCGGCTTTGATCGTGTCGACTCTAGTTTTACACGTGTACGCGAAGTGGACCATCGAGGATGGACTTGCTCACAAGTCTTCTGTTCTCGTGGACATGGAAAGCGCTCATCAAGGTTGTGCAGGTCGCTCTCACCAAAAAGTCCATTTTGCTGTGTCATAAATCGTTTTTTAGCTTAACTTTAACCATCGATAACTTATAGCAACTATATAGATTCATAACCTATTGCTACTAGTTTCATCATATAATGTATTTCTAtaatatgtactccctccgttcagaAATGCATTCTtattgggatggagggagtaacatcTTCGACATGTTTTGAATTTTATcttaattcaaaaaaaattaagtttTAACGAAAAAGAACTAAGTCCAATAAAGTTTATAAGAATTGTATTAACACGTGTATACTAcatatagaaaaatatagagAAATGTTAGGTGATTCTATTTAACTTTCCTCTAATTTATTAGGCATCCTTAGTCTAGAGCATCAATTGCTAGAAAGATCATATATGTGAGGTTAACATTATATTATAACTAGTACATATGAAACGCAGCCCTCCCGCTGTGGTCGTTTTTAGTAGCCCAAGTTGATCTACAAACCATTCTTTGTATAACTTTATGTTTATGATAACTATTAAATATCATTAGGCTGTTCCTTCATTTCGTAGGTACAAGTTTAAAGTTTCACGGCACATAATTCAAATATTATTGAACTGATCGGTGACCAGAATGTGATATTAGATGGTCAAAGTACATCTACTCTAAAAATGAATGGAAAGAGTGTGGTTTCAAATAATATACTTTTACAAATGTTACCAATCAAAGTATAATTAGAGTACACCTACTTTATGCCGTGTTTGGATAGCAGCACGAATGAGATTGAGTTTAAATAAACTGGGACGtttgcttccactgacttatttttagtacgtgttacatcgaatgtttagatactaattaggagtattaaacgtagactatttagaaaacccattacataagtggagactaaacggcgagacgaatctattaagtctaattaatccatcattagcaaatgtttaatgtagcaacacattgtcaaatcatggattccAATCTATCTGGATGTACAAGAGAAGAGATTGGGAAGAATAGGAGCGGAAGGAAGATTGGGAAGAATAGGAGCGGAAGGAAAAGCAGACTGGATGCTGACGAACgtcctggaaaaaaaaagatgcgcACGAACGGCCCATAATCCATGTCAGCCTCAGTCAGTCAGTCAAGCACGAGCGTGGACGGCCAAGGCAGTGCCCACTGGTGTTTGGGCCCACGcccgaggagagagagagatcgctcCTGCGGTCCTGCCAAAGTGCCAATCATCCGCTACCATTCATTGTTCTACCAGGACAACCTTCTTCCCTGTAGGCCCCGCCTGCCATTCGCGAACAACCAAAAAAACCAATAAACAGGATCAGCGTGCAGAAATggtatcttttatttttttaaaacgcAGAAAAGCATGTGCTGCCCTGCATGATTGGACCGAGCGGATTCCCAATTCCATTGCTGGTGCTGCTTCCGTCCATCCTCCAAAGGGCCCATTTTCCTCCGGCACTCCTCGATCTGCTACCCGGCACCCGCCGCATTCATGCCGACAGCCGAGCGCCACCGCTCAGCGCCAAAGTGCGGTGCGCCGGTGCCAAGTAGGCAGGCGTAGCCCACCGGCGCAGACTGGGATCCCCGTGAGCGGCCGGTACCCGCGGCCGGCACTGCTCCAACAAACAGCTGGCGCCACAGGCCACGGCCGCATCGGCTTTTGTCCGCGTCAGGCGCCTCGGCCCGGCCGGGGCGGCAGCAACGCGGGCACATCGTGGCATGCGGGCCCCGGCGCACGTCGTCCGCGCTTCGCAGCGGGTGGGGTGCGTGGAGCCCAAGCCCGGCTTGGGGATGCGTGGCCGGGTGGACGTAGCGTGGCGCCGACCTTATCCCCGCGGCAGTGGGGGTGGTGCCGCTTTCCAATTCCAACGCACACCCCACACACACATCTCGTACGTActaccccctccctcccctcatGTGCGCGGGGCGCGCACCCAGCCGCTAATCTTTAGCccccgcaccgcaccgcacctGGTTGCCGGCGTGTCGTTGCCCCGCACCCCCTCTTCCCTTCCTCCCCGCTCCGCGGTGATCTCTCTCCGTCGCGATAAGCCGATCGACCGAGCAGTCCAGATCGAGGCGGAATCGGGGGGAGAAATCTGGGGCGCGTCTCGTCCGATCCCCCGCCATGTTCTCACGATCCTACACCAACCTGCTCGATCTCGCCAATGGCAACCTCTCCGCCCTcgactacggcggcggcggcggcggagggggagggggcgggggccgCCCGCCCCGGGCGAGGCGGATGCAGCGGACGATGACGACGCCCGGGACGCTGGTGGAActcgacgaggagcgcgcgGGCAGCGTCGCCTCCGACGTGCAGTCCTCGCTCGCCGGTGACCGCCTCATCGTCGTCGCCAACACGCTCCCCGTGCGCGGGGAGCGCCGCCCCGACGGCCGCGGGTGGACCTTCAGCTGGGACGAGGACTCGCTCCTCTTCCACCTCCGCGACGGCCTCCCCGACGACATGGAGGTCCTCTACGTCGGCTCCCTCCGCGCCGACGTGCCGCCCGCCGAGCAGGACGACGTCGCGCAGGCGCTCCTCGAGCGATTCCGCTGCGTCCCGGCCTTCCTCCCCAAGGACATCTGCGACCGGTTCTACCACGGGTTCTGTAAGCAGATGCTCTGGCCGCTCTTCCACTACATGCTCCCCTTCTCCCCGGACCACGGCGGCCGCTTCGACCGCTCCCAGTGGGAGGCCTACGTCCTCACCAACAAGCTCTTCTCCCAGCGCGTCATCGAGGTCCTCAACCCCGAGGACGACTACGTCTGGATCCACGACTACCACCTCCTGGCCCTCCCGTCATTCCTGCGCCGCAGATTCAACCGCCTCCGCATCGGATTCTTCCTCCACAGCCCGTTCCCTTCGTCGGAGCTCTACCGTTCCCTCCCCGTCCGCGATGAGATCCTGAAATCGCTCCTCAACTGCGATCTGATTGGCTTCCACACCTTCGATTACGCCCGGCATTTCCTCTCCTGCTGCAGCCGCATGCTCGGGATCGAGTACCAATCCAAGAGGGGATACATTGGGCTCGATTACTTTGGACGCACCGTGGGGATAAAGATCATGCCTGTTGGGATAAACACTGTGCAGCTGCAGTCACTGCTCCAGCAACCTGATCTCGAGCGGCAGGTCGCGGAGCTCCGGAACCAATTCGATAGGAAGACTGTCTTGCTTGGTGTGGATGATATGGATATATTCAAGGGGATTGATCTGAAGATTCTTGCATTTGAACAGATGCTGAAGACGCACCCGAAATGGCAGGGCCGAGCAGTGTTGGTGCAGATTGCAAACCCAAAAGGCGGCAGCAGGAAAGATCTGGAAGAACTGCAGGCCGAGATTGAAGTGAGTTGCAAGAGGATCAATGAACAATTTGGACGGCCTGGATATAGTCCTGTCGTGCTTGTCAATAGGACACTGTCGAGTGTCGAGAGGATGGCTTATTACACCATCGCAGAGTGTGTCGTTGTCACTGCAGTCAGGGATGGGATGAACCTTACACCTTATGAATACATCGTGTGTAGGCAGGGAGCTCCAGGTTTGGATGGTTCTGGGGATGATAGACCGAGGGGCAAGAGTATGCTTGTCGTCTCAGAATTCATTGGTTGCTCACCATCATTGAGTGGAGCAATTCGGGTAAACCCCTGGAACATTGAGTCAACAGCAGAGGCAATGAATGAGTCCATTGCTTTATCAGATAATGAGAAGCAACTGCGACATGAGAAGCATTATCGGTATGTCAGCTCACACGATGTTGCCTATTGGTCTAAGAGCTTTATTCATGATTTCGAGAGAAGCTGTAGGGACCATTTTAGGAGAAGATGCTGGGGTGTTGGACTAGGATTTGGATTTAGAGTGGTTGCTCTTGACCGGAATTTCAAAAAGCTTACAGTGGATTCTATTGTTGCGGATTACAAGAAGTCAAAGAGCAGGGTCATACTACTGGACTATGACGGAACTCTAATACCACAAACTACAATGAACAAGACTCCAAATGAAACTGTTGTTAGCATGATGAATACCCTGTGTGCTGATAAGAAGAATGTTGTTTTTATTGTAAGTGGAAGAGGAAGGGATAGCCTTGAAAAATGGTTTTACCCTTGCCCAGAGCTTGGCATTGCTGCTGAACATGGCTACTTTATGAGGTATAGTCTTTACATAGTTTTCATGACTCTGTTACAGTTCCTCAGTGTCTTTCATTGCCCTTTTGTCTTAGTATATGTCTGGTATTCATTTTCCAACTGCTGATGTGAATGAATGCAGCTCTCTTAAAAGAAAGTGAATAgaggggttttttttttcatgttagcGATTACTTTGTGAAAACCCTTTAGATGAAACAGCATTGTGGTATAGATGGTTCATGAACATGTTGTCATGCTAAACTCGTCTAAGACATCACTGATTCATCAGTACATGTGCCTAAAAATGCTTATATGTACTGATGACGTTTTGGATGAGTTTGGCATGACAACATGTTCTTATACTAGAAAGATAAGAAATTCACTTGCATTATCTGTATGATGCTGATAGTGTGTTCCTGATGCATTCTACTTGAAGTGCAATGTATAATTTGTTCTGATGGTTGACATGTTGGCAATGAGGGTGTTTCCATTTCAAGAACTATGTGGGCAGTGACCATCACGTATTTTAGTGTAAAAATGTTCAACAGGGCAGCCTGCTTATGATATTGGTATGTTTAGGATTTGCAATGATATAGTTTTAAAGACGCTGTAATTATTTGGCTGACAACTATGCTCTTACACATGATCCATGAATCATGAATGTGCTGATCATCAATAAAATGTTTATGTATAACCCCTTGCATCGATATTTTATATCTGCATCCTTACAACACTTCCATATAACTGAAAAAGCTTGACATATCACCAATTTGGTAGGATTATTTTAGAGACAATTTGTTTTTTATGGCTCAATCAAGCATGAGCACACTACCAGGTCTGATTGATAGTTGGGCTATTGGCAATAACCGGGTGCAGTTACCCCGCCTGGGAGATAAAGTAGACTGCAAATGGACAGCAAGTGGATAAACACTCCCAAACTCTGTCgtctttgatggttttatatAATTCTTTTGAATATTGTAAAATTGAAGTAATGGCAAACATTGGGATTTCTTTAGGAAGTTTGGGACATATCTCAACAGTTTCTTATGTCTGCAGGTGGACCAGAGACGAACAATGGCAAATACAAAATCCGACCTCAGAATTTGGATGGATGCATATGGCTGAGCCAGTAATGAAACTGTACACAGAGGCAACTGATGGTTCATATATTGAAACCAAAGAGAGTGCTTTGGTTTGGCATCACCAAGACGCTGACCCTGGTTTTGGATCTTCACAAGCGAAAGAAATGCTAGATCATTTGGAAAGTGTCCTTGCCAATGAGCCAGTCTCTGTAAAGAGCGGTCAACATATTGTAGAAGTTAAACCTCAGGTACTGGAACTCTCCAAATAACATTAATATACTTTGCATAGTACTCTCTAATAGTTTATTAGTGTTTCTCCTGTTTACCTGATGCTGGTGTTAAACTTGATATAATCTACTATGATGTCTATGACATACAGGCCACAATAAATATGTGTTTTCCTAACTTCCTAAAACCTATTTGATTGGTCATCAAATTCTCGTCTGGTTTTGTATTGAAAATGATGTCTTTAGCAGCAGTTTAGTTACTTGCTACCCTGGTTTGAATCCATGCTTGTTGAACTGCAGGCAGTCAGCAAAGGATTTGTTGCAGAGAAGATCCTTTCAACTCTCATGGAGAAGGGAAGGCAAGCAGATTTTGTTCTCTGCATTGGTGACGATAGGTCAGATGAGGATATGTTTGAACAGATTTCTGATATCATGAGGAGGAGCATGGTTGATCCCCAAACCTCGTTGTATGCCTGCACAGTCGGCCAAAAACCAAGCAAGGCTATTTACTATTTGGATGATGCTAATGATGTTCTGAACATGCTTGAGGCACTTGCTGATGCATCCGAGGAGGCTGGTTCTGGTTCACCGGAAGCAACTGAGGAAGAGGGACCGTTGACACTGGAGCAAGCATGATGAGGGCATCAGATGTCGTGGAGACGTCGGATTGCTTAGCTGGTGCGAAACTGCCACCAGCAAGTCTTCTGACTAAAACTGAAGCCGATTTAGTTTGGCAGAGTGAAACATTAGCAATACCCGGATAGTTGGATCATGTCAATAACCTAGTTGTTTCTCTATTTTCTGCTTTGTTTTCCATTTTGCCGTATGGTAGTGCTAGAGTAATTTTCATGTTATGTCTAGATAGGAAAAAAATGTGCCTGGAGGGAAGAATCCATGGCAGAATCCTTTGACTTCTTTTTGCTTGGTATCAGGTACAGTATGGAAGATTGGAGTATTTCCGCGAGTTTATAGAATATAAGCTGAAATTAGTAGGTGACCGGGATTAAGCCTACTGCTGGTGCATACCATCTTAACTGTCTTTTCAGTGGAAAACAATGCAAGTAGAAACATGTACAAGTTCCTGAAAGACGCTGCTTCTCGGTTTATCGCAGAAACTTCAGTTGAACAGATAGAAACTGGAAACGGGTTTAGGGAATCGAATATCAACCATGGTGCAACGAAAATTAAAGGGGTGGCCCGGTGGGGCGTATCTACTTCCAGGATCAGTTGAaggatcaacttcaactgctGGGCAGAGTGGCAAAACTCACTTGAAAAACGTACTATGGAATacagaaatagaaagaaagaaacatacGCAGTCAATGCGCAAGCTTTCCTGCAGCCAGAGGAATCCCAGCTAGCTAAACGTATGGAGTAGCTAGTGCCCAACGCCAGGGCTCGGCACGGACCGCAGCAGCCGCTCGGCCCTTGCGCCGCCGCTCACCGGAAGTGGAAGGCCCTCCTCCGGTAGCTTGTGCATCAGCACCACTGCTAACccacggccgccggccggagacactcgccgcgccgcgccagctCCGAAGCGCACGGCCCCGCCTTCGCCCATCGTCCCCGGGGACGCGCGCCCTTGGCACGACGCGCAGCAGAGGAGCAGGCACAGAGCAAGGAGCACCCGCCCGTGCCGCTGCATTGCTAGCTCCCTTCCCTGTCGTGCCAAGTTGGCTGAGATGACTTGGGGTCGATTGGTTCGGAGGCCGAGTTGGCTTAAGATGAGCTCGGAAGCCAACTGATCGGAGGCGAAGATAATATTGTTGGGCACTGTGGTCTGTGGACCGTGGTGGGAGTGGAAGTGCCGGCAGTGATCTCACTCCCACGATGCCAGGTTGGTGTTGGTCAGGAGATGAGATGGCGCCGCGCG encodes the following:
- the LOC117855367 gene encoding F-box/LRR-repeat protein At4g14103 isoform X2, whose protein sequence is MCCLSPSPSASATSSRRGQIVASEWPPGSSSGSNPPSDGPPPSPDPPPQAVGTDDEEFGGRPAKRARPESGCGDGVCTADRPAGDGRDRISDLPDAVLLSVLSFLPLRDAGRTAVLSSRWRGLFNQSLLDFNACQPFPPEEGRGCDWFIRAVTGILAARPRTPIRSFRFVMYGRGFDGRLGVVDRWFRALARHRLRELDVDMFYAAPMPTLPGSLLKLASLETLKLFYCRFPNAGSAPAPRLPALKILDLSNVNVSQESLQAILSHCTSLECVKLKNITGVDKISLRSKSLARLYGDFGDLKELVVEDAPNLKELVGIGLPSGKAKVKIVFAPTLLVLGYLGISVRPLVLHDTVFDGGIVQLRTLMHSVKTLAILVPFSEKGYTVFVAQLLKCFPRLEALHIEPNKRSISRRVNVEEWDTANSIQCIEHSINRVVFECFGGEDCQWGFLTFLLGMARALKLVELYCWTGKDWASDQIERCQKENRVALI
- the LOC117855367 gene encoding F-box/LRR-repeat protein At4g14103 isoform X1, with product MCCLSPSPSASATSSRRGQIVASEWPPGSSSGSNPPSDGPPPSPDPPPQAVGTDDEEFGGRPAKRARPESGCGDGVCTADRPAGDGRDRISDLPDAVLLSVLSFLPLRDAGRTAVLSSRWRGLFNQSLLDFNACQPFPPEEGRGCDWFIRAVTGILAARPRTPIRSFRFVMYGRGFDGRLGVVDRWFRALARHRLRELDVDMFYAAPMPTLPGSLLKLASLETLKLFYCRFPNAGSAPAPRLPALKILDLSNVNVSQESLQAILSHCTSLECVKLKNITGVDKISLRSKSLARLYGDFGDLKELVVEDAPNLKELVGIGLPSGKAKVKIVFAPTLLVLGYLGISVRPLVLHDTVFDGGIVQLRTLMHSVKTLAILVPFSEKGYTVFVAQLLKCFPRLEALHIEPNKRSISRRVNVEEWDTANSIQCIEHSINRVVFECFGGEDCQWGFLTFLLGMARALKLVELYCWTGKDWASDQIEVLNPKNRASPDAEIQFFRLCKPISDLYLCHCCTQRCQKENRVALI
- the LOC117856892 gene encoding probable alpha,alpha-trehalose-phosphate synthase [UDP-forming] 7, translated to MFSRSYTNLLDLANGNLSALDYGGGGGGGGGGGGRPPRARRMQRTMTTPGTLVELDEERAGSVASDVQSSLAGDRLIVVANTLPVRGERRPDGRGWTFSWDEDSLLFHLRDGLPDDMEVLYVGSLRADVPPAEQDDVAQALLERFRCVPAFLPKDICDRFYHGFCKQMLWPLFHYMLPFSPDHGGRFDRSQWEAYVLTNKLFSQRVIEVLNPEDDYVWIHDYHLLALPSFLRRRFNRLRIGFFLHSPFPSSELYRSLPVRDEILKSLLNCDLIGFHTFDYARHFLSCCSRMLGIEYQSKRGYIGLDYFGRTVGIKIMPVGINTVQLQSLLQQPDLERQVAELRNQFDRKTVLLGVDDMDIFKGIDLKILAFEQMLKTHPKWQGRAVLVQIANPKGGSRKDLEELQAEIEVSCKRINEQFGRPGYSPVVLVNRTLSSVERMAYYTIAECVVVTAVRDGMNLTPYEYIVCRQGAPGLDGSGDDRPRGKSMLVVSEFIGCSPSLSGAIRVNPWNIESTAEAMNESIALSDNEKQLRHEKHYRYVSSHDVAYWSKSFIHDFERSCRDHFRRRCWGVGLGFGFRVVALDRNFKKLTVDSIVADYKKSKSRVILLDYDGTLIPQTTMNKTPNETVVSMMNTLCADKKNVVFIVSGRGRDSLEKWFYPCPELGIAAEHGYFMRWTRDEQWQIQNPTSEFGWMHMAEPVMKLYTEATDGSYIETKESALVWHHQDADPGFGSSQAKEMLDHLESVLANEPVSVKSGQHIVEVKPQAVSKGFVAEKILSTLMEKGRQADFVLCIGDDRSDEDMFEQISDIMRRSMVDPQTSLYACTVGQKPSKAIYYLDDANDVLNMLEALADASEEAGSGSPEATEEEGPLTLEQA